Proteins from a genomic interval of Cucumis melo cultivar AY chromosome 7, USDA_Cmelo_AY_1.0, whole genome shotgun sequence:
- the LOC103501806 gene encoding probable beta-1,3-galactosyltransferase 13 gives MPSSPKLFHSRHSPTSPFYSSRSSLFLLSFFLLIGISGFIFVLTFFFTPHLPYNCSNRQPRTVRVVWDKAPDSGASVTTGSDAKRHKVMGFVGIQTGFSSVGRRRSLRNTWLPSDREGLQRLEESTGLAFRFIIGKTSNKAKMLELKKEVAEYDDFLLLDIEEEYSKLPYKTLAFFKAAYALYDSEFYVKADDDIYLRPDRLSLLLAKERSHSQTYIGCMKKGPVFTDPKLKWYEPLSPLLGNEYFFHAYGPIYILSADVVASLVALKNNSFRMFSNEDVTIGAWMLAMNVNHENEKALCQPDCTPTSIAVWDIPKCSGLCNPEKKLLELHNKESCTKSPTLPSDDDS, from the exons ATGCCTTCATCGCCCAAGCTTTTTCACTCTCGCCATTCCCCCACTTCTCCATTCTACTCTAGCAGATCCTCCCTCTTCCTTCtctccttttttcttctcatcggaatTTCTGGCTTCATCTTCGTCCTCACTTTTTTCTTCACTCCTCATCTCCCTTACAATTGCTCCAACCGTCAACCCAGAACCGTCAGAGTCGTTTGGGACAAAGCGCCTGATTCTGGTGCTTCTGTTACTACTGGTAGTGATGCGAAGCGCCATAAAGTGATGGGCTTTGTTGGGATCCAAACTGGGTTTTCATCTGTTGGTCGCCGGCGATCTTTGCGAAATACATGGTTGCCTTCTGATCGGGAAGGACTTCAACG TTTGGAAGAATCCACTGGCTTGGCCTTCAGGTTTATAATTGGAAAGACAAGTAATAAGGCGAAAATGTTGGAACTCAAAAAGGAGGTAGCAGAGTACGACGATTTTTTGCTATTGGATATTGAAGAAGAGTATAGTAAGCTACCTTATAAAAC GCTAGCGTTCTTTAAAGCTGCATATGCACTATATGATTCTGAATTTTACGTCAAAGCTGATGATGATATATATTTAAGGCCAG ATCGCCTTTCACTTCTACTTGCTAAAGAACGATCACACTCTCAAACTTATATTGGCTGCATGAAAAAAGGCCCAGTTTTCACAGATCCGAAGTTGAAATG GTATGAGCCACTGTCCCCTTTGCTTGGAAATGAGTACTTCTTTCATGCCTATGGTCCAATATATATCCTTTCGGCTGATGTTGTTGCAAGCTTGGTTGCTCTTAAAAATAATAG TTTCCGGATGTTCAGCAATGAGGATGTAACAATAGGTGCTTGGATGCTCGCTATGAATGTTAATCATGAGAATGAAAAAGCACTCTGTCAACCAGACTGTACGCCAACATCTATTGCAGTATGGGATATCCCCAAGTGTTCAG GACTTTGTAATCCAGAAAAGAAACTGTTGGAACTTCACAATAAAGAAAGCTGTACAAAGAGCCCAACTTTACCGTCTGATGATGATTCATGA